Within Bdellovibrio sp. ArHS, the genomic segment CTTCACGTTGGTTCCTCCCACGTTGGATTATCAGTTAATTCTTCAACGTGTCGGTGAAATCACCAGTGCATCGAGTGCGAAGATCAAAGATGGAACGGCATTGGGCGTCTCGATGGCGAATGCGGCGGGGCGCTTGAAAGATTCCCAAGCAAAAAGCCGGGTGATGATTTTCATGACCGACGGCGAGAACAACTCGGGTACCATCGATCCTGAAACGGGGCTTGAAATTGCTAAAGGTTATGGCATCAAGGTTTATTCCATTGGTATTGGCAAAGATGGCCCGACCCGGATTCCCGTTTATACTCGGGATATTTTCGGTCAGAAGATCAAGACATATCAGCCATTTGAAAGTGCCGTAAACGACGATCTTTTAAGTCGTATGGCCTCTGAAACGGGTGGTAAGTACTATCGAGCCACGACCGAAGGATCATTGCAGAAGGTCTTCAGCGATATTGATAGTTTGGAAAAGACCAAAATTGATGTGAACAAGTTTACCAGCTACACCGAAGAATTCCCGCCGTATCTGGTCACGGCATTGATCATCTATCTTCTCGCCATTATATTGGGAAGATCCTGGTTAAGGAGGGTGCCATAATGTTTCGTTTTGAAAATATGGCTGCTTTCAACTATCTGTGGCTGATTCCCGTGATCGTCGTTATCGGATTCTTTTTTGATCGTCGCTCACGGCAGATCGTGCAAAACGCGATCGGAAAAAGACTATATCCTTTTCTTTCTAGCTCGGTTTCCAACAAGAAAAGAACCATTAAAAATATTCTGCAACTGGCCGTTGTTTTCTTTTT encodes:
- a CDS encoding VWA domain-containing protein; this translates as MTFHSSAAFWLILPLVFILFWVLWKKRAKTPTLQFGSVELLKSVAPSLRSRLMNLPILLKALALIFAIVALARPQTANTKIRKNVEGIDIVICLDVSDSMLIEDMKPLNRLEAAKDTIKKFIEARSSDRIGLVVFAGESFTLVPPTLDYQLILQRVGEITSASSAKIKDGTALGVSMANAAGRLKDSQAKSRVMIFMTDGENNSGTIDPETGLEIAKGYGIKVYSIGIGKDGPTRIPVYTRDIFGQKIKTYQPFESAVNDDLLSRMASETGGKYYRATTEGSLQKVFSDIDSLEKTKIDVNKFTSYTEEFPPYLVTALIIYLLAIILGRSWLRRVP